One stretch of Segatella copri DNA includes these proteins:
- a CDS encoding glycosyltransferase family 117 protein, giving the protein MKQYRLVDNIFGWVAFIIAAFTYCSTIEPTASFWDCPEFITTAYKQEIGHPPGAPFFMLLGNFFTHFASDTTQVAKMVNTMSALLSAVCIMFLFWTITHLARRLVISDWKELTTSKLIAIEASGMVGALIYTFSDTFWFSAVEGEVYAFSSAFTAVVFWLILKWEDHADEPHSDRWLVLIAYMTGLSIGVHLLNLLCIPAIVLVYYYKKVPHANLKGSLLALFLSFLVVVAVLYGVVPGIITVGGWFELFFVNTLGCPFNTGEIVYIICLVASVIWGIYETCNASEKNEKKQNIAFVLGFGMLGIPFYGYGWTAAITGIIVLVILWFVLGYKRKQEVVTGVDESTGIAKKKMQLLPLISARVKNTALLCMLMLMIGYSSYALIVIRSSANPPMDQNSPEDIFTLGSYLSRDQYGDRPLFYGQAYTSQVALEVDGNMCKPVMKEGAPVYQRKEKASADEKDSYFVVSHKNKYIYAQNMLFPRMYSSAHAQAYEDWMGGVEGTEIPYDRCGESMMVKMPSQFDNIRFFLSYQCNFMYWRYFMWNFAGRQNDIQGNGEPEHGNWITGFSFIDDSLYGDQSKLPDDLKENKGHNVFYCMPLILGLIGLFWQAWYTRKKKVMKNGKEEEVLLPIGIQQFWIVFFLFFMTGLAIVIYLNQTPMQPRERDYAYAGSFYAYAIWCGLGVLAIIDILKRKMKLSGTAVTAIVAVITLLVPIQMASQTWDDHDRSNRYTCRDFGQNYLMSLQEKGNPIIFTNGDNDTFPLWYNQEVEGVGTDARVCNLSYLQTDWYIDQMMRPAYNSPSVPITWPRLDFCSGTNEYVSVEPEAKKQILDFYKQDPENAKKQFGAEPFELKNILKNWVRSKNPDMHFIPTDTLYVTIDKEAVKKSGMMMASDSIPDKMVISLAGKSALYKGDLMMLEMLAQCNWTRPLYVALTVGEENYMNLGDNFIQEGLVNRITPFTTNKPGAKNFDTEKAYHNIMTRFKFGNLKQKGLYIDETTMRMCYTHRRLLAQTALQLIAEGKKQKAINILKKADTEIPAYNVTLDYMSGGLDMARGWLMTGQKAKGKEYIEAVWKNASQYLNYYLSLPNDRFLQAEHDCIRQIMIMQSICEAAGMVSPQLEQKYEKQLNNLYRLYHGRGGRMPEGNQ; this is encoded by the coding sequence ATGAAACAGTACAGATTAGTGGACAATATCTTCGGATGGGTCGCATTCATCATTGCGGCGTTCACTTATTGTTCCACAATTGAACCGACAGCCAGCTTCTGGGACTGTCCTGAGTTTATTACGACTGCTTACAAGCAGGAGATCGGTCACCCACCTGGGGCACCATTCTTCATGCTTTTAGGCAATTTCTTCACACATTTCGCCAGCGACACTACCCAGGTAGCCAAGATGGTAAATACGATGAGCGCCCTGCTGAGCGCCGTCTGTATCATGTTCCTCTTCTGGACCATCACCCACCTGGCTCGCCGACTCGTTATCAGCGACTGGAAAGAACTGACCACCAGCAAGCTGATTGCCATCGAGGCATCCGGTATGGTGGGCGCACTCATCTACACCTTCAGCGATACCTTCTGGTTCTCTGCTGTCGAGGGTGAGGTTTATGCGTTCTCTTCTGCCTTTACCGCTGTGGTATTCTGGCTGATATTGAAGTGGGAAGACCATGCTGACGAGCCTCATAGCGACCGTTGGCTTGTGCTCATCGCCTATATGACCGGTTTGAGTATCGGTGTCCACCTGCTCAACCTGCTCTGTATCCCAGCCATCGTATTGGTTTATTACTACAAGAAGGTGCCACATGCCAACCTCAAGGGTTCGCTCCTGGCACTGTTCCTTTCATTCCTCGTAGTGGTAGCCGTACTGTATGGTGTGGTTCCAGGCATCATCACCGTAGGCGGCTGGTTCGAGCTGTTCTTTGTCAACACCCTCGGCTGTCCGTTCAATACCGGTGAAATCGTATACATCATCTGTCTTGTAGCCTCTGTCATCTGGGGCATCTACGAGACCTGTAATGCATCAGAGAAGAACGAGAAGAAGCAGAATATCGCCTTCGTTCTCGGTTTCGGCATGCTCGGCATCCCATTCTACGGATATGGCTGGACAGCTGCCATCACCGGCATCATCGTGCTGGTTATCCTCTGGTTTGTACTCGGCTACAAGCGCAAGCAGGAGGTAGTAACAGGCGTTGACGAATCTACTGGCATCGCCAAGAAGAAGATGCAGCTCCTGCCGCTCATCTCAGCACGCGTCAAGAACACAGCCTTGCTCTGCATGCTGATGCTGATGATTGGTTATTCCAGCTACGCACTCATCGTGATCCGTTCTTCTGCCAACCCTCCTATGGACCAGAACTCTCCTGAGGACATCTTTACCCTGGGAAGTTATCTGAGCCGCGACCAGTATGGCGACCGCCCTCTGTTCTATGGCCAGGCTTATACATCACAGGTAGCCCTCGAAGTAGACGGCAACATGTGCAAGCCTGTCATGAAGGAAGGCGCACCGGTTTACCAGCGCAAGGAGAAGGCTTCGGCTGATGAGAAGGACTCTTACTTCGTAGTAAGTCACAAGAATAAGTATATCTATGCCCAGAACATGCTCTTCCCTCGTATGTACAGTTCGGCTCATGCCCAGGCTTACGAAGACTGGATGGGCGGTGTAGAAGGCACAGAGATTCCTTACGACCGCTGCGGAGAGAGTATGATGGTGAAGATGCCGTCACAGTTTGACAACATCCGCTTCTTCCTCTCTTACCAGTGCAACTTCATGTACTGGCGCTACTTCATGTGGAACTTTGCCGGCCGTCAGAACGACATCCAGGGCAATGGTGAGCCAGAGCACGGAAACTGGATTACCGGTTTCTCATTCATCGATGATTCACTCTATGGCGACCAGAGCAAATTGCCAGACGACCTGAAGGAGAACAAGGGCCACAATGTATTCTACTGCATGCCACTGATTCTCGGTCTCATCGGACTTTTCTGGCAGGCTTGGTATACCCGCAAGAAGAAGGTAATGAAGAACGGCAAGGAAGAGGAAGTACTCCTCCCTATCGGTATCCAGCAGTTCTGGATTGTATTCTTCCTTTTCTTCATGACAGGTCTTGCCATCGTCATCTACCTGAATCAGACACCTATGCAGCCACGTGAGCGTGACTATGCTTATGCCGGCTCATTCTATGCATACGCTATCTGGTGCGGTCTCGGCGTACTCGCCATCATCGACATTCTGAAGCGCAAGATGAAGCTCAGCGGTACTGCCGTAACAGCCATCGTAGCAGTCATCACACTTCTCGTACCTATCCAGATGGCATCACAGACCTGGGATGATCACGACCGCTCAAACCGTTACACCTGCCGTGACTTCGGTCAGAACTATCTGATGTCACTCCAGGAGAAGGGCAACCCTATCATCTTTACCAATGGTGATAACGATACCTTCCCACTCTGGTACAACCAGGAGGTAGAAGGCGTAGGAACAGATGCCCGCGTATGTAACCTGAGCTACCTGCAGACCGACTGGTATATCGACCAGATGATGCGTCCTGCATACAACTCACCATCCGTGCCAATCACCTGGCCACGTCTCGACTTCTGTTCAGGTACCAACGAATATGTATCTGTTGAACCTGAGGCAAAGAAGCAGATTCTCGACTTCTACAAGCAAGATCCTGAGAATGCCAAGAAGCAGTTTGGTGCCGAACCGTTCGAGCTCAAGAACATCTTGAAGAACTGGGTACGCAGCAAGAACCCTGACATGCACTTCATCCCTACAGATACCCTCTATGTCACCATCGACAAGGAGGCTGTAAAGAAGAGCGGCATGATGATGGCATCAGATTCTATTCCAGACAAGATGGTCATCTCGCTTGCCGGCAAGAGCGCACTCTACAAGGGCGACCTCATGATGCTCGAAATGCTGGCACAGTGTAACTGGACCCGTCCGCTCTACGTAGCACTCACCGTAGGCGAAGAGAACTATATGAACCTGGGTGACAACTTCATACAGGAGGGACTTGTGAACCGTATCACTCCGTTCACCACCAACAAGCCAGGTGCCAAGAACTTCGATACAGAGAAGGCTTATCACAACATCATGACCCGATTCAAGTTCGGCAACCTGAAGCAGAAGGGACTCTACATCGACGAGACAACCATGCGTATGTGTTATACCCACCGTCGCCTGCTCGCCCAGACAGCCCTCCAGCTCATCGCCGAAGGCAAGAAGCAGAAGGCTATCAACATTCTGAAGAAGGCTGATACCGAGATTCCTGCCTACAATGTTACGCTCGACTACATGAGCGGTGGCTTGGATATGGCTCGCGGCTGGCTGATGACCGGTCAGAAAGCCAAGGGCAAGGAATATATAGAAGCGGTATGGAAGAATGCTTCACAATACCTCAACTACTATCTCTCGCTGCCAAACGACCGTTTCCTCCAGGCAGAGCATGACTGCATCCGTCAGATCATGATCATGCAGAGCATCTGCGAGGCTGCCGGAATGGTGAGTCCACAGTTGGAGCAGAAGTATGAGAAACAGCTCAACAACCTCTACCGTCTCTATCATGGCAGAGGTGGCAGAATGCCGGAAGGCAACCAGTAA
- a CDS encoding metal ABC transporter ATP-binding protein: protein MFKVQSSKLIEIEHLSAGYEGKEVLHDINLTVCKDDYLGIIGPNGGGKTTLMRLILGLMNPTDGSIRFYKDGEEVREISMGYLPQYNHLDKQFPISVYEVVLSGLSKTKSLFSRYTQAQHQQVLDCLEQMQLTELKDRHIAALSGGQLQRVLLARAIVSKPDVVILDEPNTYIDRRFQKQMYEMLEQINRECAIIIVNHDVAEVLNNVKHIACVNHHLHYHDTADMPREKLEEHFLNV, encoded by the coding sequence ATGTTCAAAGTTCAAAGTTCAAAGTTAATAGAGATAGAGCATCTTTCTGCTGGCTATGAAGGCAAGGAGGTGCTCCACGATATCAACCTCACCGTCTGCAAAGACGATTATCTTGGCATCATCGGTCCCAACGGTGGTGGCAAGACAACTCTCATGCGCCTCATCCTGGGACTGATGAACCCCACAGACGGCAGCATCCGCTTTTATAAAGACGGAGAGGAAGTTAGGGAAATCAGTATGGGATATCTGCCCCAATACAACCATCTCGACAAACAGTTTCCTATCTCCGTTTATGAAGTGGTACTCTCAGGACTCAGCAAGACCAAAAGTCTCTTTTCGAGATACACCCAGGCACAGCACCAGCAGGTACTCGACTGTCTGGAACAGATGCAGCTCACAGAGTTGAAAGACCGCCATATCGCAGCCTTGAGCGGCGGACAGTTGCAGCGAGTCCTCCTCGCCCGCGCCATTGTTTCGAAACCCGATGTAGTGATACTGGATGAGCCCAACACCTACATCGACCGCCGTTTCCAGAAGCAGATGTACGAGATGCTGGAACAGATCAACCGGGAGTGCGCCATTATCATCGTAAACCATGATGTAGCCGAAGTGCTTAATAACGTAAAGCACATCGCCTGCGTAAATCATCATCTCCACTACCACGATACGGCAGATATGCCGAGAGAAAAACTGGAAGAGCATTTCTTAAATGTATAG
- a CDS encoding polysaccharide deacetylase family protein has protein sequence MFIEQPAKWLRWLYPKAIWRMDKKDHSVYLTFDDGPIPESTPFILETLRKYNIKATFFMVGENVLRHHDLYNQIVAEGHQVGNHTFNHIGAFKHRVISYVLNTNKANDIIHAHLFRPPHGWMRPSEYWWLHRTYKVIMWDVVTRDYSKWMTAEDVVNNVKRYARNGSIITFHDSLKSIEKLKTALPQAIEWLMEQGYEFKTFE, from the coding sequence ATGTTCATAGAGCAACCAGCCAAATGGCTCAGATGGTTATATCCAAAGGCCATCTGGAGAATGGACAAGAAAGACCATTCTGTCTATCTTACATTTGATGACGGTCCGATTCCAGAGTCAACTCCATTCATCTTAGAGACCCTGAGAAAGTACAATATCAAGGCTACTTTCTTTATGGTAGGCGAGAATGTATTGCGCCATCATGACCTCTACAACCAGATTGTGGCAGAGGGTCATCAGGTAGGCAACCATACATTCAATCATATCGGTGCCTTCAAGCACCGTGTCATCTCCTACGTGCTCAACACCAATAAGGCGAACGATATCATCCATGCCCATCTCTTCCGTCCACCTCACGGCTGGATGCGACCAAGTGAGTATTGGTGGCTGCACCGCACTTACAAGGTCATCATGTGGGATGTGGTGACGCGCGACTATTCCAAATGGATGACGGCAGAAGATGTGGTGAACAATGTGAAGCGATATGCCCGCAATGGCAGCATCATCACCTTCCACGACTCGCTGAAGAGCATTGAAAAGCTGAAGACAGCGCTCCCTCAGGCCATAGAATGGCTCATGGAACAGGGGTATGAATTTAAGACTTTTGAATAA